Proteins found in one Pseudodesulfovibrio sp. JC047 genomic segment:
- a CDS encoding DUF401 family protein has product MESLITTLVPFLKVLFAFILMLFGMRMKIGLGLSILIGGIVMGFLFGLGPVPIVKTGLVALTQEKFLFLLAIVGLILVLSDGMERSGQSRRLMGALSGFLKSPRLRLLFFPALIGLLPMPGGAIFSAPMVKTVSENMRITNSDRAVINYWFRHVWELVWPLYPAIILTLGLADIRIVDLLSCTWPGTPVMLLAGWWFFLRPGVLDTSELVVEVVPEVGNKSVALREGMPLLIAIVGAVSLESLIDVFFPAIPFEFGVIAALVAAVLCVMVQNADLGPGFLKEVVKKKSLWSIIFVIMAIFVFKDIMNEAGVVTEMARVAGGEAALFASAMFLPFLVGMVSGLSMAYVGASFPLLLGVLQSLGMQDQMMPYLTLGIFSGLTGVMASPIHICFVLTCEYFQCDIGRTWKKVIGPSIVFFLSGIVLFYLLK; this is encoded by the coding sequence ATGGAATCTCTTATTACCACACTTGTGCCATTTCTCAAGGTCCTGTTCGCTTTTATTCTCATGCTTTTCGGAATGCGGATGAAAATCGGTCTCGGCCTTTCAATTCTCATTGGTGGAATTGTCATGGGGTTCTTGTTTGGTCTCGGTCCGGTCCCCATCGTCAAAACAGGCCTTGTGGCCTTGACGCAGGAGAAATTCCTTTTTTTGCTCGCTATTGTCGGCCTGATTCTCGTGCTGTCTGATGGCATGGAACGGTCGGGCCAATCCCGTCGGCTTATGGGAGCGTTGTCCGGGTTCCTGAAAAGTCCACGGCTGCGATTGCTTTTTTTCCCGGCTCTTATCGGGCTGCTGCCCATGCCGGGCGGGGCGATTTTTTCTGCGCCCATGGTCAAGACTGTGTCCGAAAATATGCGGATCACCAATTCGGATCGGGCGGTCATCAACTATTGGTTCCGACACGTCTGGGAACTGGTTTGGCCCTTGTACCCGGCCATTATTCTGACACTTGGTCTGGCAGATATTCGTATTGTTGATTTGTTGTCCTGCACCTGGCCCGGAACGCCGGTCATGCTGTTGGCGGGGTGGTGGTTTTTCCTGCGCCCCGGCGTGCTGGATACCAGTGAATTGGTGGTCGAAGTCGTGCCGGAAGTCGGCAACAAGAGTGTGGCTCTTCGAGAGGGGATGCCGCTGTTGATCGCCATTGTTGGTGCGGTCAGTCTGGAAAGTCTGATTGATGTGTTTTTCCCGGCCATTCCCTTTGAGTTCGGTGTGATTGCCGCATTGGTGGCCGCAGTCCTTTGCGTGATGGTACAGAATGCGGATTTGGGACCGGGTTTTCTCAAGGAAGTGGTCAAGAAAAAGAGTCTGTGGTCCATCATTTTTGTCATCATGGCGATTTTCGTGTTCAAGGATATCATGAACGAAGCCGGAGTGGTCACGGAAATGGCCCGAGTGGCTGGTGGTGAGGCCGCTTTGTTTGCGTCCGCCATGTTCCTGCCCTTTTTGGTGGGTATGGTATCCGGTTTGAGCATGGCCTACGTGGGAGCGTCGTTCCCCTTGCTGCTCGGTGTTTTGCAATCTTTGGGAATGCAGGATCAGATGATGCCGTATTTGACATTGGGCATTTTTTCTGGATTGACCGGTGTCATGGCGTCACCTATTCATATCTGTTTTGTCCTCACATGTGAGTATTTTCAGTGTGATATCGGGCGTACCTGGAAGAAAGTTATTGGCCCGAGTATCGTGTTTTTTCTGTCCGGCATTGTTCTTTTCTACTTGTTGAAATAA
- a CDS encoding pancreas/duodenum homeobox protein 1, with translation MSQYGDIFTDDLLLTIFPAERTDAFFEALFGEAEEGSYDIGLGYVGENDSGLEFEMQLKQRPGKCLACNLTFGLPEVFARHPIINMQGVADAVAQAIGQKTASWTLGATRQVSRELSVIPLTIQPE, from the coding sequence ATGAGCCAGTACGGTGACATCTTTACTGACGACCTGTTGCTGACGATTTTTCCCGCAGAGCGGACCGATGCCTTTTTCGAGGCGTTGTTTGGTGAAGCGGAAGAGGGAAGTTACGATATTGGACTTGGCTATGTCGGAGAGAATGATTCCGGCCTTGAATTCGAGATGCAACTCAAACAGCGGCCGGGGAAATGTCTGGCGTGTAACCTGACATTTGGGTTGCCGGAAGTTTTTGCCCGTCATCCCATTATCAATATGCAGGGTGTGGCGGATGCCGTTGCCCAGGCCATTGGCCAAAAAACAGCTTCGTGGACCTTGGGCGCAACGCGTCAGGTTTCACGTGAATTGTCAGTTATTCCATTGACGATTCAGCCTGAATAG
- a CDS encoding 4Fe-4S binding protein has protein sequence MKIPFVKQSTIDYYHNCREQGLSLFEFIHGYVYGRWIYQYIGLAGDKAPWWRVLWAPLVLIINKHSPFQENENNRTGDPNQKKPTWSDTYHGKALPLNEAVKLVTLNRPINTEVPEQVLPYTRAREIILNTPEKIAVIDCPCRRSMKNPCTPIDVCILIGEPLVSFMLEHHPDTSREISQDEAVRIIKTEQARGHVSHAFFKDAMLGRFYAICNCCSCCCRAMEAQRLGMNMLCSSGYIAHVNADQCVKCGLCAEKCQFKAIGFDANSAVIRKDTCMGCGVCVQACSKDALSLRLAPEKGQPLQVDTL, from the coding sequence ATGAAAATACCCTTCGTCAAACAATCCACCATTGACTATTATCATAACTGCCGAGAGCAGGGACTTTCCCTTTTCGAATTCATCCACGGGTATGTGTATGGCCGCTGGATTTATCAGTATATTGGACTTGCCGGAGACAAGGCGCCCTGGTGGCGAGTTTTATGGGCACCGCTGGTCCTTATCATCAACAAACATTCACCATTTCAGGAAAACGAGAACAATCGGACCGGTGATCCGAATCAAAAAAAACCAACCTGGAGCGATACGTATCACGGCAAGGCCCTCCCGCTCAATGAAGCCGTCAAGCTCGTCACGCTCAATCGCCCTATCAATACCGAGGTGCCCGAACAGGTGCTCCCGTATACCCGCGCCCGCGAAATCATCCTCAATACACCGGAAAAAATCGCGGTGATCGATTGCCCCTGTCGCCGAAGCATGAAAAATCCGTGTACTCCCATCGATGTCTGCATCCTGATCGGGGAACCGCTCGTGTCATTCATGCTGGAACACCATCCCGACACCTCTCGTGAGATTTCTCAGGACGAAGCGGTTCGCATCATCAAGACAGAACAAGCCCGGGGCCATGTGTCCCACGCATTCTTCAAGGACGCCATGCTTGGTCGGTTCTACGCCATCTGCAACTGCTGCTCCTGCTGCTGTCGGGCCATGGAAGCCCAACGACTCGGCATGAACATGCTCTGTTCCTCCGGGTACATCGCGCATGTCAACGCGGACCAATGTGTGAAATGTGGACTGTGTGCTGAAAAATGCCAATTCAAGGCCATCGGCTTTGACGCCAATTCCGCCGTGATCCGCAAAGACACATGCATGGGGTGCGGCGTGTGCGTTCAGGCGTGTTCCAAGGACGCGCTCTCTCTGCGATTGGCCCCGGAAAAAGGACAACCGTTGCAGGTAGACACGCTCTAA
- a CDS encoding DUF202 domain-containing protein — MKNEQMALARERNRLAISRTRLANKRTFLAWCRTALAFMTFGFLLEKIDVFLTSGHRSITESVRAELGVLGQLAFIGGPVLMLFAGWRYYRLEKELGPSGTGLFIVPEVVLFGCILCGVLVYVFW; from the coding sequence ATGAAGAATGAACAGATGGCGTTGGCTCGGGAGCGAAATAGGCTGGCTATCAGCCGAACGCGGCTTGCCAATAAACGAACCTTTCTCGCGTGGTGTCGGACAGCACTCGCTTTCATGACGTTTGGATTTTTGCTGGAAAAAATCGATGTCTTTCTCACATCGGGGCATCGGTCCATTACAGAATCCGTGCGTGCCGAATTGGGTGTGCTTGGGCAACTGGCGTTCATCGGCGGTCCTGTCTTGATGCTGTTCGCCGGGTGGCGATATTATCGATTGGAAAAGGAACTCGGTCCTTCCGGTACCGGGCTTTTCATTGTCCCGGAAGTGGTCTTGTTTGGCTGTATTCTGTGCGGCGTCCTTGTGTATGTTTTTTGGTAA
- the typA gene encoding translational GTPase TypA, whose protein sequence is MSNTVQNTELRNIAIIAHVDHGKTTLVDAMFKQSGLFREGQDVDERIMDSMDLERERGITIAAKNCSVNWKGTKINIIDTPGHADFGGEVERSLSMADGAILLVDASEGPLPQTRFVLKKALEQGLSLMVVINKVDRQDARPDEVLDEVYDLFIDLDANEEQLDFPLLYAIGRDGIAMKTAEERGENLHILLDMIVEKVPGPTYHPNEPFQMLVSDLSYSDYLGRLAIGKIHHGAAQSNDQLICLADEGKVLPLKVTKLQTYDGLKVVPTEVCQPGDIVVVAGIEDVHIGDTICTKNSPKALPRITVDEPTVSMRFGINTSPLAGKEGKHVQTNKIKERLHKETLLNVAIQVEETESRDAYLVKGRGEFQMAILVEQMRREGFELSVGRPEVIIKEENGVKMEPIEHLFVDCDEDFMGIVTEKIQTRKGRMTNMVNNGTGRVRLEFSVPSRSLIGYRDEFLTDTKGTGIMNSYLEGYGEHRGEFSSRYTGSLVADRAGKGVAYGLFNLEPRGRIFIVPGDPVYEGMIIGEHNRDNDINVNASKEKKLTNMRASGKDEAVILTPVKPMTLEYALNFIKDDEQVEVTPISIRLRKMELSALARHREEGKKKKPKES, encoded by the coding sequence ATGAGCAACACAGTACAAAACACCGAGCTTCGCAATATCGCCATCATCGCCCACGTTGACCACGGCAAAACCACCCTGGTGGACGCCATGTTCAAACAGTCGGGCCTCTTCCGCGAAGGCCAGGATGTGGATGAACGCATCATGGATTCCATGGACCTGGAGCGCGAGCGTGGCATCACCATCGCCGCCAAGAACTGCTCTGTGAATTGGAAAGGCACCAAAATTAACATCATCGACACCCCCGGCCATGCCGACTTCGGTGGCGAGGTCGAACGTTCCCTATCCATGGCCGACGGTGCCATTCTGCTGGTGGACGCCTCCGAAGGCCCGCTGCCCCAGACACGCTTCGTCCTGAAAAAGGCGCTGGAACAAGGTCTTTCCCTCATGGTGGTCATCAACAAGGTTGACCGTCAGGACGCCCGGCCCGATGAAGTTCTGGACGAAGTCTATGACCTTTTCATCGATCTGGACGCCAACGAAGAGCAACTCGATTTTCCGTTGCTGTACGCCATTGGTCGTGACGGCATCGCCATGAAGACCGCAGAAGAACGCGGTGAAAACCTGCATATCCTGCTGGATATGATCGTCGAAAAAGTGCCTGGCCCGACATACCATCCGAACGAACCGTTTCAGATGCTTGTCTCTGATCTTTCCTACTCCGACTATCTGGGTCGTCTGGCCATCGGCAAAATCCACCACGGTGCAGCCCAGTCCAATGATCAGCTCATCTGTCTGGCTGACGAAGGCAAAGTCCTGCCGCTCAAAGTCACCAAGCTCCAGACCTACGATGGCCTGAAAGTCGTCCCGACCGAGGTCTGCCAACCCGGTGACATCGTTGTCGTAGCCGGCATTGAAGACGTTCACATTGGTGACACCATCTGCACCAAAAATTCTCCCAAGGCCCTGCCCCGCATCACGGTTGACGAACCCACCGTTTCCATGCGTTTCGGCATCAATACCTCTCCCTTGGCAGGCAAGGAAGGCAAGCACGTTCAGACCAACAAGATCAAGGAACGCCTCCACAAGGAAACCTTGCTCAACGTGGCGATTCAAGTCGAAGAAACCGAAAGCCGCGACGCCTATCTGGTCAAAGGCCGTGGTGAATTCCAGATGGCTATTCTGGTCGAACAGATGCGCCGTGAAGGATTCGAATTGTCTGTTGGTCGTCCCGAAGTCATCATCAAAGAAGAAAACGGCGTCAAAATGGAGCCAATCGAACACCTGTTCGTTGACTGCGACGAAGACTTCATGGGCATTGTCACCGAAAAGATTCAGACCCGCAAAGGCCGCATGACCAACATGGTCAACAATGGCACAGGCCGGGTCCGCCTTGAATTTTCCGTCCCTTCCCGATCACTTATCGGCTATCGCGATGAATTCCTGACCGACACCAAAGGCACCGGCATCATGAACTCCTATCTGGAGGGATACGGTGAACACCGCGGTGAATTCAGCTCACGCTACACCGGCTCTCTGGTGGCTGACCGTGCGGGCAAAGGCGTTGCCTACGGCCTGTTCAACCTCGAACCCCGTGGCCGCATCTTCATCGTTCCCGGCGATCCGGTCTACGAAGGAATGATCATTGGTGAGCACAATCGTGACAACGACATCAACGTCAACGCGAGCAAGGAAAAGAAACTCACCAACATGCGCGCATCCGGCAAGGATGAAGCTGTCATCCTGACTCCGGTCAAGCCCATGACACTGGAGTATGCCCTGAACTTCATCAAAGATGACGAACAGGTTGAAGTCACACCGATTTCCATTCGTCTCCGGAAAATGGAATTGTCCGCGCTGGCCCGCCATCGCGAAGAAGGCAAGAAAAAAAAGCCCAAGGAAAGCTAA